A single Lactuca sativa cultivar Salinas chromosome 8, Lsat_Salinas_v11, whole genome shotgun sequence DNA region contains:
- the LOC111900768 gene encoding probable L-type lectin-domain containing receptor kinase S.7 translates to MASNISFFLPTMNSIIAFIIFFLFVYVESTDHDGVVINVTKHFFFPDFNSPRTVHDLMLLGSSVVDRNGRIQIPDTTQKDGVDDLKHLVGRAVYAYPVRVFDPITRTPASFQTTFSFQIETTPTNLSSGGGDGGDDGGSGFTFMITPDEFTVGRPGPWLGMLNDACDEQYKAVGIEFDTIKNVQFGDPNDNHLGINLGSIVSTITVNVSEFGINLKDGEIHRAWVHYHGQNRFLDIRLGSDSFEYPSKPVFSGRLDISDFLKEYMFIGFSASTGNFTQIHNVLSWNFTSSSQASLRVPSPETCESKITVDNGNGGGRNNLNGFFIFMTVVFLVVVALVSLYYNRKRKSGELAMLLAVKERPRPPNKPRRFTIAEVSSATRCFDELHKVASDERSDTYRGTLLNGCHVAVKRFSVEYFKSHGINRRRVGKEIKAMSKLRHPNLVAIRGWCFDHQETMVVYDCVQNGTFDDWLYGIGILPWSRRLKVVRDVAQALSYLHSQKLAHKNVNTNSVFIDVSFRALLGDFGFVMSGTESSRFEETVSLPTDVFAFGVFMLEVVAGRKRYISESDMLQSESKYDRLDLDLLEWAWTMHEMNEKEKVVDVKMSSVLNMDQAIRVVDIGLLCTLKESRGRPSMAEVVEYVCFETEVPKLPPNRPMVLFPYTSTTGLCTNSYMCASFK, encoded by the coding sequence ATGGCTTCTAATATCTCTTTCTTTCTTCCAACTATGAACTCGATCATagcattcatcatcttcttcttattCGTCTATGTTGAATCAACTGATCATGATGGAGTTGTAATCAATGTTACAAAACACTTCTTTTTCCCTGATTTCAATTCCCCAAGAACAGTTCATGATCTCATGCTGCTGGGGAGCTCCGTCGTGGACAGAAACGGTCGGATTCAGATACCGGACACCACCCAGAAAGACGGCGTCGATGATCTGAAGCACTTAGTTGGTCGTGCTGTTTATGCTTATCCTGTTCGTGTTTTCGATCCCATAACGCGAACCCCAGCGTCCTTCCAAACAACTTTCTCGTTTCAGatcgaaactacaccaacaaacTTATCTTCTGGTGGCGGAGATGGCGGTGATGACGGTGGAAGCGGTTTTACATTCATGATAACACCTGATGAGTTCACGGTGGGACGACCTGGGCCATGGCTAGGCATGCTAAATGATGCTTGTGATGAACAATATAAAGCTGTTGGGATCGAATTTGACACCATAAAAAACGTGCAATTCGGTGACCCTAACGACAACCATCTGGGAATCAATTTGGGTTCCATTGTTTCGACAATCACCGTTAATGTATCGGAGTTTGGTATTAACTTGAAGGATGGTGAAATACACAGAGCTTGGGTTCATTACCATGGCCAAAACCGTTTCTTGGACATCCGATTAGGTTCCGACAGCTTTGAATATCCTTCAAAACCTGTGTTTTCCGGCCGACTTGATATATCGGATTTCTTAAAAGAGTACATGTTCATTGGATTCTCGGCTTCTACAGGAAACTTTACTCAAATTCATAACGTCTTGTCATGGAATTTTACCTCAAGTAGTCAAGCTTCTCTTCGCGTACCCTCGCCGGAAACCTGCGAAAGCAAAATCACAGTCGACAATGGCAACGGCGGTGGGAGAAACAATCTGAACGGTTTCTTTATTTTCATGACAGTGGTTTTCCTTGTAGTTGTAGCTTTGGTGAGTTTATACTACAACCGGAAGCGGAAGAGCGGGGAGTTGGCCATGCTGCTGGCGGTGAAAGAACGCCCTCGCCCACCTAACAAACCACGGCGATTTACTATTGCGGAGGTTTCATCGGCGACTCGGTGTTTCGACGAGTTACACAAGGTGGCGAGTGATGAAAGAAGTGATACATATAGGGGTACTTTATTGAACGGGTGCCACGTGGCAGTGAAGAGGTTCTCTGTGGAGTATTTCAAGTCTCATGGGATTAACCGGCGGCGCGTGGGTAAAGAGATAAAGGCAATGAGCAAGTTACGTCACCCTAATCTAGTGGCAATTAGAGGGTGGTGCTTTGACCACCAAGAGACCATGGTGGTGTATGACTGTGTGCAAAATGGGACCTTCGATGATTGGCTTTATGGAATCGGTATCTTGCCATGGAGCCGGCGGCTCAAAGTGGTGCGTGACGTGGCACAAGCATTGAGCTACCTCCATTCACAAAAACTAGCTCACAAAAATGTTAATACAAATAGTGTGTTTATCGATGTAAGTTTCCGAGCCTTGCTTGGCGATTTCGGATTCGTGATGTCTGGTACAGAATCTAGTCGGTTCGAGGAGACAGTGAGTTTGCCGACAGATGTCTTTGCGTTTGGGGTGTTTATGTTAGAGGTTGTGGCCGGTAGGAAACGGTATATATCTGAGTCTGACATGTTACAGTCTGAATCTAAATATGACAGATTAGACTTGGACCTGTTGGAATGGGCTTGGACCATGCATGAGATGAATGAGAAGGAAAAAGTGGTGGATGTGAAGATGAGTTCAGTGTTGAACATGGATCAGGCGATTCGGGTTGTGGATATCGGGTTGTTGTGCACGTTGAAGGAGAGTAGGGGGCGGCCGAGCATGGCGGAGGTGGTGGAGTATGTTTGTTTTGAGACGGAGGTTCCTAAGTTGCCACCGAATCGACCCATGGTTTTGTTTCCTTATACAAGTACAACGGGACTTTGTACTAATTCTTACATGTGTGCTTCCTTCAAGTAA
- the LOC111900769 gene encoding 40S ribosomal protein S25, translated as MAPKKEKAPPPSSKPAKSGGGKQKKKKWSKGKQKEKVNNMVLFDKATYDKLLSEAPKFKLITPSILSDRLRINGSLARKAIKDLMARGAIRMVSAHASQQIYTRATNT; from the exons ATG GCGCCAAAGAAGGAGAAAGCACCCCCACCCTCATCCAAACCCGCCAAGTCCGGCGGTGGAAAGCAGAAGAAGAAG AAATGGAGCAAAGGAAAGCAAAAGGAAAAGGTGAACAACATGGTTCTATTTGATAAGGCGACATATGACAAGCTTCTTTCTGAAGCTCCAAAGTTCAAGCTCATCACTCCTTCAATCTTGTCAGACAGATTAAGG ATTAATGGGTCATTAGCAAGGAAGGCAATCAAGGATTTGATGGCAAGAGGTGCTATTAGGATGGTATCTGCTCATGCTAGCCAACAAATCTATACCAGGGCTACCAATACTTGA